The following nucleotide sequence is from Lusitaniella coriacea LEGE 07157.
AGGAACAAAGAATCGCCGCCAGAAACAGAGAAAAATTAAGATACGCGATCGCGATTTGCAATTAGCCTACCAATCTCTCGCATTTTCAGAAGCAGGCAATTCCCAACGGGCGAGAGAGTTAGCCGCTACAATCAAAGATGCAAAGATAAAAGAGAAAGCACTTGCCGCGTGCTGCCAAAAGTAGATCCCTGACGCGATCGCGGATTTTGAACAACAAAAATAACGCGACAACTTAATTCCTCTTGTTCGATTTGAACAATGGCGTATTCCCGCATCCGAGTTTCGGATGCAGATGATGGCAGCTTACTGCAAACTATTGGATTTCGTAGTCTACCGAGAGAATCCCTGCCAAAATCGGTTGAATTAGAGTTTGCACGACTTCTTGATGAGCGGGATGGGGTTGGTACGTTTCGAGAGCATCGCGATCGCGGAAACGAACGACTAAGGCGTGTTCAAAGCCTTGAGCGCGATCTGAGAAGTTTTCGCCACAGGATAAATCCTCAATTTCGGGAATTTGCTCTTTGAGTCCCTTCAACTTATCCATTACAAGGGAAATTGTTCCTGGCGAGGTTCCTTCTTTCCACTTAAACAAAACGATATGTTCAACCATTTAATGAATTGGGTAGCGCACATTAAAACCTTATGGATTGTACCGCTACAGAGGGATCTTCACCAATTCTTCACAAACCAAACGAGCGAGTTTTTCGGCTGCACCCGATTCTCCACGAACCTTCCGCAGGCGATCGCGCATTTCTGACAATTTTTTTGGATGTTCGAGATAATCCACCACCATTGCGCCAATTTCCTGGGGTTCTAGTTTTCCCAATAATTCGGGGACAATCTCTTCTTTTGCCCAAATATTCGGCCATGCGTACAATCGTTTATGCTTGCGTGTGGATTGGATAGCGAACCAATTCACTAATTTGGCAAAACTCGATCCCACACCGGGTAAATTAACCAAAATACCTGGTATTCCGTCCCAAGCGCGCATGGTGTCCAGTTGTTGGGTGGGGAGTAAAACCAGCATGGGAACGGCGAGTGCGCTGAGTTCTGCGGTGTTCGCGCCAATGGTTGTCAAACAAATACGGCATTGGGAGAGAAGATCGTAGGCGGGAAATTGGGTAACCAGATCGATGCGAACTCCGCCAGAGGTTTTTAAGAAGGGGGTTTCGCCTTCCAAAGCGATTAATTCTGCACTGATGTTACCTGCGTTGGCAATAACAGGGTTTTGTTGCGAGTCGGCGTATTGAGCTAGGGTTGTTACGTCTAGGGTGGGTGCAACGGGAATGAAAAAGCGAGTTTGCGGACGTTGTTGGTTGATATATTCCGCGATCGCGCAACAAAGGGGAACCCCCACCCTCAACTTCATTCCTTTCGATCCTGGAAGAAGTCCAATAAGTTCGTTATTTGTCCTTTGTCCTGGGGGATGATTAGCTACACCCGCTCCTACATTATCTTTCCCTGGATTGGGCGCAAGCATTGCGCCCCTACCCTCTATCGTCATGTCCTCCAAACTTCCCTCATTCTCACTTTCCCCTTTCCCCTTTAACCTTTCCCCGTCCCCAATATCAACGTCTGCCATCAAATCTCCCACGACCGTCAATTTATGCTGGTATTCTGGCGGTACGCGCACGGAAGGATTCATTACTCCAAACGCATCCACCCAACGCCACCACCGGGCATCCCACTCGGCGTAAATAACCGTGCGATATCCCAATCGCTTGCCAATAATCACCGGAAAGAGTTGATCTCCCCCCAAAAATAGAACAATTCCGCGATCGCGCCAATCCCAATTTTCCGCAGTCTTCCCCCACAGGAGAAAGGGAAAGAAGTGTTTTGCGGCTTGAACTCTGTCAATTTCCGGATAAGAACGTGCGATGTCTGCCTCTTTCCCCGTTGCATTGGGACAGGGCGATAAAATAACCGAGATGCGAAGCTGAGAACGATCTTCACTCAGTTGCCTCCTCAGTTCTCTCACCACCGGACGCACCCAAGTTGTTAATTCTCCGGGTCCATTGGACAAAATCAAAATATCTTGGGCGTTTCCCATTATGTTTTATTCATGGGTTTTCTCGCGCGATCGCGGATACTTGTTCGAGGTCGAGTCCAGTCATCCGAGCAACCTTTTCAACATCCATTCCTTCTCGCAACAAATTGAGAGCGCATTCTTTGAGTTGGGATTGAGCAAGTTCCTTCTGCTGGCGTTCGAGTTCGGCGCGTTCGTCGCCAATCAGCAGAAGATTCCCCTCCATATCCCACCACCGCAGCCAAAGTTGAGTTTGATTTTGATAAGTTCCGTCCCAAAGTCCCAATTCTACTCCCAAGGGCGCGATCGCGTAATGTCCCCTTACATTGGCAGTTAGGGGTTGATAGGCAAAATCGACCAAGTGATACACTTCCAGCTTTTGCGTCGCAATTTCATAAATTCCGTAGTAGGGAATGCGGATAATGCGCTCGTACACCCAGAACTTACCCGGTCGAACCGCTTCGCTATCCTGAACCATTCCCAAAGGCGTTGCATCTCGTTCCTCTGAACCGTCCCCACTGGCAAATTCCAAAGCGACCAGAGGAGCCATCAACTCACGCCAAAAGACGTAGGAACGGCGAACTTTGCCATCGAGCAACGGCGGTACATTGGGAACGTAAAACCAATCCGGTGCTTCTGCTCCCTTTTCGGGGGGATCGGTTTGCCGCCAGTAGATACCGCAGTCCTGACCGATCGCGTACTGTCCGTCGGGATGGCGTTGTTGCAAAATTGAACCAATCGAGTCGGTTAGAATTAGACTTTGGGGATGTTCTTGAAAATTCTTCACAAAAGAACCATCTTCAAAAGGGAGTTGAGTGTGGTCGGGAAAAGGAGGGGGAAGCTCGATCTTTGAGGATGTTTGCATTATCTCAGTTTTGAGAGAGTTTTCGAGTCAGGCGTACAACGCCCACCAGATATAAGTCAGTGCCGTTCGGGTTAAAATATTTTAAATCGCGATCGCGTCTCTGAATAATTGCGATGCTCTTCGAGAAATCTAAAAATGAGGCTCTAGAGTCAATGAAGCGCAACATCAAGAACTCGCTCTCGAATCTTACTTGGCCTTGGTGGTTTCCATATCCCAGTTCTTGGTTGAGAACTTTCATTTTAATCCCAATTGCCTTTCCTTTGAATGCGCTCATCCTATTCGGGACGATTGGCATTCTTGTCTCTGTCTCACAGCGCGATTTAATTATTTTAACAATTGCAACGATCGCGGCTATTATTTTACCCACGATAATTCTCTCTTTCATCTATCACATTGGTTGGTATAAATGGCAGCCGCAAGCCAGCCCCAAAACGCGAGCTGGATGGTTGCCTAAAGGGAATAGCCTCTGGCAGGGATTCACAGCAACGCTGGTGATGATATTTTCTTTTACGACCCTTTTTACCTTACTTTTAAGCTTTATTTTGCTAGGGTGTAAACTTTCCTCTATTCCTGAAACAGGTCAGGATGTAGCGGAGTGTGCATCTCGTTCTTTAGGACAAGTAGCTGGCGCGATCGCGCGTCAAACCACTCATGTTTGGAATTTGGAGGGAGAAGGGGTTTTCCTACAACAAAGAGAGCAGATCGACGTGCGCCCGTGGTTGTTACTGTGGGTCATTATCGCTGCTTACTTTTACCAGGGAGAATATGGCATCAGAAAATCTTTGATTCCTTTTCTGCAAAAAAAGAGACAAAAGCGCCGAAAAATCAATCGCCAGAAACAACAATCCACACCCAACATCGATCCCCTCGATACAGAATTGGCGAGATTGCGGGGCGATATGGGATTAACAGCCGTTAGACGAAATTCGGATCCCTTGGAACCAAGAGTGCAGGCAGGACGCACCCCGATGCGGCGGAGACTCTTGCCTCTTTTCGGTTTGAGTGTCGCTGCATTCATCGGCGCGATCTCGCTTTACTTCGGCTGGCAGTATCTCTTGC
It contains:
- a CDS encoding Dabb family protein, which translates into the protein MVEHIVLFKWKEGTSPGTISLVMDKLKGLKEQIPEIEDLSCGENFSDRAQGFEHALVVRFRDRDALETYQPHPAHQEVVQTLIQPILAGILSVDYEIQ
- a CDS encoding glycosyltransferase family protein, which encodes MGNAQDILILSNGPGELTTWVRPVVRELRRQLSEDRSQLRISVILSPCPNATGKEADIARSYPEIDRVQAAKHFFPFLLWGKTAENWDWRDRGIVLFLGGDQLFPVIIGKRLGYRTVIYAEWDARWWRWVDAFGVMNPSVRVPPEYQHKLTVVGDLMADVDIGDGERLKGKGESENEGSLEDMTIEGRGAMLAPNPGKDNVGAGVANHPPGQRTNNELIGLLPGSKGMKLRVGVPLCCAIAEYINQQRPQTRFFIPVAPTLDVTTLAQYADSQQNPVIANAGNISAELIALEGETPFLKTSGGVRIDLVTQFPAYDLLSQCRICLTTIGANTAELSALAVPMLVLLPTQQLDTMRAWDGIPGILVNLPGVGSSFAKLVNWFAIQSTRKHKRLYAWPNIWAKEEIVPELLGKLEPQEIGAMVVDYLEHPKKLSEMRDRLRKVRGESGAAEKLARLVCEELVKIPL
- a CDS encoding Uma2 family endonuclease, coding for MQTSSKIELPPPFPDHTQLPFEDGSFVKNFQEHPQSLILTDSIGSILQQRHPDGQYAIGQDCGIYWRQTDPPEKGAEAPDWFYVPNVPPLLDGKVRRSYVFWRELMAPLVALEFASGDGSEERDATPLGMVQDSEAVRPGKFWVYERIIRIPYYGIYEIATQKLEVYHLVDFAYQPLTANVRGHYAIAPLGVELGLWDGTYQNQTQLWLRWWDMEGNLLLIGDERAELERQQKELAQSQLKECALNLLREGMDVEKVARMTGLDLEQVSAIARENP